The Physeter macrocephalus isolate SW-GA unplaced genomic scaffold, ASM283717v5 random_1147, whole genome shotgun sequence genome includes the window TCTCAGACTCTTGTGTTATAGAAAGAAATCTCAGCCTCTATGTGTGATGTCAGTACTACTGAAAATGATTGGGGGCAGTTCTGTGAACGACGAGATGGTCATATTTTAATAAAGTGCCACACATTCATCCAGTTAAAGAAACCTGTCTTGACTCCAGgtgttttctctccttctccctgatCAAAGTTATTTGGGTTTTTATCTGTGACTTCTTGTGTTTTTATAAGGGTCTCATGTATTTCCTGGGCTCTGGCAATTTCTTTCTGTGCATCAAAATGGACTTTTTGCCTGGTCAGAAGGGGAACAATTAAATTAAAGTCATTAATTCgcttgtttagttttttgatgCTTTCTTGAAACTGCTCACAAACTTGGTTCCACTGTTTCTGTTCAGTTGGTGTCATTGGATTCCCAAGTTTTTTCCTTGACACTAAAATTGCCTCTCTGAGTTGATCAATAGtatcctttatttccttttgcattAGGATCCATTCTGGTTGGTATCCATTATCTATCAATATTCTGTTCAGGTTGTGAGTCATGGGATCAATATATGAACAGCCAGAAAATTTTTTTAGAGGTTTTCCTTTCCCACTGAGATTGTCAAAGTCTCCTTTTGCCATTGATTCCTGAATGAGATCCTCCACCAAACGTTCTATTGCTTGAGTTATCTTTTGTTCCTTACTGTGTCTTACATCTTTAACAGTTACACTATCGGTGAAATACTGGCTTTGCAGTTTCTGCTTTCGGTATTCCATCACTTGCTCAGTTGCACGGTCTGCTCTAAATTGCCTATACTGCTTCTCTCGTTGACTTGGAGTCCCAAAACCAATACCCTCAAAACTTAAATAATGCCGGTGTTGGGGTgtgttatatttgaattttttttcttcttcttctgtttcttcaactTTACTCTGTCTGGCATTTGTTTGTTCTATCACGTGGGAAAGCACCTTCCTATAAGCTTCTTCGATCCTTATAAATGTTGCAGAATCAGCAGTACTAGAGCCACCATCTGGATGGTATTGCTTGGCAAGCTTATGAAAAGATTCCCTGACATCATCTGCAGAGCATCCTTCATCCAGATTCAGCAGCCTATAATATTCTCtcatcttctttttggatttatGAGTTGACATCATTCTAGTTCTAATGACACCAAGATATGGACCCATTTTCATTCGATTAGGAATCACTGAAGCATTTATCAGGTGAGATCTTAAGATTTGAGCCATCATCACATACACTGTGTTCATTATTGTACCCAGAGTTCTTCCTAGCAATGATCTATAAAACGACAAAAAATATAGGGTGAAGACAGTTGTATTATCAGCTAAATTCATACTTTCAGCAATAAGGATTAAATTACAGTACAAGGGGTAGTTCTTTCTAATGCTGCTGCCAAAATTCTTATAGctatatttcatttatgttaGCAGAGAAATGGAAGTTGATGATGCTTTGCATTAACATATTGTGATATAATCTGGATTCTACTCCTCACTAACTAAccacagaattttagagctgtCAAGTTCTCAGAGATCATCTAGTCCAATCTTCTCATTTTGTGAGAAAATGTAGGCCCAGAAGGTTAAGCAACATAACCAAGTCCCATAGCAAGGTGTAAGCAAAATGGTTAGGGTTAGAGCACAATAAGCCCCTTGCTTAATTGTCTGTATCCCCAGCAGATTATAAACTTCATTGGCACCACCATTTCTTTAGTTAGTGAGTGTATCATTGTCTTTATCATCCCAAGGAGTCTTGTCATGAGAAGACTTATGTGAAACAATCAGAGAACATGACAAAGTATGTACCTAGTCTGCCACTAAATTGAATAGAATCAAGTGTCCAAAAGACTTTAAGCTCTACAGCTTGTTAGGAAGGAGCTATCTGCCGCATGCCAGAAAACCAAGATGAAAGGTGAGGCCTCCCAATacgttagctattatttttaaaatgcatggtatagggcttccctggtggtgcagtggttaagaatccgcctgccaatgcaggggacacgggttcgagccctggtccgggaagatcccacatgctgcggagtaactaagcccgtgcgccgcaactactgagcccatga containing:
- the DNAJC28 gene encoding dnaJ homolog subfamily C member 28, whose translation is MNTVYVMMAQILRSHLINASVIPNRMKMGPYLGVIRTRMMSTHKSKKKMREYYRLLNLDEGCSADDVRESFHKLAKQYHPDGGSSTADSATFIRIEEAYRKVLSHVIEQTNARQSKVEETEEEEKKFKYNTPQHRHYLSFEGIGFGTPSQREKQYRQFRADRATEQVMEYRKQKLQSQYFTDSVTVKDVRHSKEQKITQAIERLVEDLIQESMAKGDFDNLSGKGKPLKKFSGCSYIDPMTHNLNRILIDNGYQPEWILMQKEIKDTIDQLREAILVSRKKLGNPMTPTEQKQWNQVCEQFQESIKKLNKRINDFNLIVPLLTRQKVHFDAQKEIARAQEIHETLIKTQEVTDKNPNNFDQGEGEKTPGVKTGFFNWMNVWHFIKI